TACATGAGTGTCGTGACGAGAAATGGTCACATAATTTATGAATACCCTGATATAAGCTTATTCAAACTAAATTCACCAACATGCGAGGATAAATTGCTTTAATAATGAATAGTAGCTAGCGAACGCGAACAAAGTGAAAGTTACGGCTTAGTCACCTGAACatttatttcataataaatattgaaatgagtGGATCATGAATCTTGACAAACATTGTGGTACATATATAGTCGAGACAAAATTTCAGAAACggaaaaaaactgaaaaaagtcCTATTTAAATGTAAAACTCACATATATTAAAACAGAGGTGGAAGCAAAGCTGTGTAGATCTTATCTAGTCTACTGTACGGTGGaccaaaaaattttctacactCGCGTATCATGAGAGAGGTCGCAGAAAAGGCGTTCGGAAAAAAATTcgtgtttaaaaatattaatattctaCTTTTAACTTTGAAAACCTGAGAAACAGTGACACTTTCAGCTATATAACATTACTTTGTTACAAAAATTTACGTACTGTATTGTGTAGGTTGCTGTAAAGTTATCATCTAGTCCGTGATTTGAGATTTGCTCTATTTCTTCTGCAATCAGACGTTCGCAGTAATTCTTGTTTTCATGGAGTTGCCTTAATAAAATGTTATACAAGTCAGCGTTAGAAGGGAAATCGTAGATGAAGAAATAGGACTAAATTTGGCTACATCATCTCTAAATCTTTAGGAAAACGTTCCGTTGCTTACCAGAGAGTATTCGTGGTGTAGTTATAAAGATGTCGATAACCATCTCTTTCTAATATAGTAATTACTTGTTTTAAAAAGTCAGACATGAGTTAGCTCAAACAGTTGAAAAATCAGAAGTTTGGACGTTggtattttactatattttaataaacaaactTACGATTTACATTTGTTTGTTGACGATGGTGCTGGTATGCccaaaaataataaacactTAATTGCCCTTTCCCATTCTCCCACCAAATTGTATCtgtaaaaataatcagaaataatttcaaatgcatCTTCAGCATATCGCGAGCATTTTTTACAGGTGTATTGAGACACAATGAAGTCGAAGCTACTGTTGATTTTGTGCTAGCCTGTATAATGTATATGGGTAAACGTTTTTGAATACTGGCAATTATATCTGCAAGGCTAAATAGCACAATTGCTGAAAAAAGGAAGGCTCAAAAAAGGGGGAAAAAATTAGAGTTAAACATTTTGCGATGTTTGACTTTGAAAGCGTGTAACTAatagaatatataaatatggtgACTCTGGCTTTTATGCTAAATTAGTTATTGATCACAAGACAGAGAGATGCAGGCAAATGTATCTTTTTAAGAATGCATTTATAAAACAATAACACCGTTTCGACATCAATAACGCCTGAGATGGTGTCATAAATTGTTGCGGACGTTGCCACAAAATAGTTTGATAGTCAATGATTTtgtgaatataatttttatgaacTAATTTATAGTTTCTCTTTGAACAAACTTCTCAAAAAATGTCTATATACATTTTCAAATAGGTTGGTTGTGAGCAGAAATGGTGATATATTGTCTTAGTGAATCGTAATGTAACGTAAAAATAACGTAACGTAAAAACGTAGACATGGCTCGACAACAAGCTACAGAAATAAACCGAatacaaaattattcaaatttgtttttactgCCAAATTTTTGGGCTTTTCAAATAATCTTTGGTATAAAGTTTAATACTTTAACGTGAATActcattttttaaaactatcattctaatagcTTACTCTATTCTTTTGAACGTAACTTTCTGACTGAGAGACCCCGCTTCAGTACCAGTATGACCGATGCATGTGAAGGTAACGCTGTCTCCTGGTTCGACTTTGTAAACTTCTTGTGTAGGTGTGATACTGGGGTTGTTAGCATATACAAACGGttctaaaaaaacatgaatttatttcatttttggtgCAGCCAAATTGGCGCAAAAAAAATCATCATTATAGTGCAGTGCAATTGGAAAACATCAAGCAAATTTGTGCGTGTCCAATGGTCCGGAATCTTCGGGACCGATCTTCTAAACCTTTTGCGATATAACATTGCATCCggttaacaattttttttttactgtaatgAGTCTAACAGTAAACAGTCTTGCGGTATTATAAAATTCAGAACACCTGTTATCATCACAGTGACAAAGATGACTTACGTTTTAAACAAACTTTGTACACATTTCTTGCCAATTCAAATCCGTTTCGCCTTAATGCACATCTGTATTTTCCTGGTGATGTACTGAATGATAGATTGagtaactaaaaaaaattaataattgcaTTTTCATGAATTTGTCATTGTATTTTCTTAGATTCATACTTAGTTTTGAGCTGTGTCTTTATTTTGTCTTATTTTCATCAATGACATCCCTAGTCATTAATATAACCTAGTAAAATATATGAGATATAAATATCTCATAGTATCTGGGGAATTCGgctaaagttaaatatatagAATCAGAATAGAAAAAGATGCAATTTGATGGCTGGTTGAAGCTTTCCTGTGGTAAAATTTCTTTGATCGCTCCAGAAGCCAAACGAACAAAATAAATGTGATTTACCTTTAAAGAAGCAAACAACAACTCGTTTTCGTTCTCGTTCTCGTCATATTTCATTGGTAAGTACTGAAAGTTTGGATCATCTCTAGATATTTCATCACACCCGTGGTACCAAACAGTTTCAATGGATTGGTATTGTGTTTTGTTCATGCTCATGTCGCTATCGCCTGATAAAAAATGTTATGTGTCAGAAGTGGGATAATATAAgccattcatttattatttcgaTGGGGACACTTTGGTGAATAAGACATACTACATACGTCATGGGatgaaaagaataaaaaaaactcaataaaacGTTAGTCCGAACTGTTTTTCTTCTTTCAGATCTTTAATACGGTAtgaattatcaaaattcaagaAGGCGCATGTATACAGCTACCAAGATAAAGCAAAATGAAAGGAATGTTTTAAGTAACGAAGGTCTTTTCAAATTTAATCGACTTTTGGAGTTTCTTCCTatctaatatttttaaatgctttataaaatatataacgcTTACCAAAACATGCTAAATCGTCCTTATCCTGACTTCCTACTGTAAAATGAATGATTTCCGGAACAGTTTCCAATTCAGTGGCACAATTGTGACCAACAGGTTCCTTTAGAATAATTTTGAAACCACTCGACAATTGTCCTCCGTCTGTTCCCCATgtctgtaaataattttttaaatgaccAATGCGAGCaaataatcgaatatttgcGCCACAAGGGGAtgtatacttttttttatttcgaacCGTTTAATTATTGATAATTGTATACTACGCGATATGCCATGACAAAACTCCTATGGCACTTTACTATGCGGTCCGATGTAAATGGTGGCATATTCTCCATACCAGGCAGTTTGTTATGCCtgttcttttttttaaattattcttttCTAAAACCTTGTAATACCGATCACTAAGAATACacgaaatattaatttaaaatatttgctcACTCTCATttctttgaatataaaatttttttcaatcttgATTGAATTCTAAAATCGTTAAATCAAGGTTGAAGTCACTTACAGCAGATACGTGAATTTCAGATTTATCCCAACTTTCATCAGCATCAATAAAGATACCCTCTGTAGAACGTTTTGACCATATGATAGTTTTGTTAAAAATTGTGATAGAGTTTTTCTTTATGATGCACTGAAAACAAAAGGTTATCAATTTTAACACAAATTGCGCCCGGCACTTCATCCATCGGTTTGGTCAACATATAAGTAAATAATTTTAGAGTACCCAAGTGTGGTTCTGGTAAGACGCCAGATGGTCATGATTTGCGGTATAGAAATTATTCCACTGAATACATATATCTATAAACTGATATCAATAAGGCAGCATCCGCTTAAAATTcccattcatttattatttcaatagcGCCATATTGTCCAAGTCATTGCACACTTGGCATGAAAATTGACTGGTATTTTTTGTCGACTGTTTGTTATagtttatattgaaaaatgtcGTCAAAGATTTCATTATGCTGGTCATTTAGCagatgttttataaatatataatttatatacagTCACTCATTCTTTTGCAATAAGAAAAGACCATACAAAGTTTGTCTTCAGCTTCACAAAACGTCAATAACAACCACCTATTATatacaaaggagtttgtataATTCGCAATTCCTGGTAATATTTTGTCGCACAAGTGGATAGGGTTTAGTCTATCTACTTTCTAATTCTACTTATGGAATATCAACACCGGTGGCTGTTGAATGATTGGCCATCAACACCGAGTAAAAATGGCCATCTTTACCATGCAAAATTCTTAAAAGTTTAGAAGCCATATATCTCAATTCTACAATATTAAAATAGTTGAGACTATTTCTAATTTTCATTAAACGTAGATTTCAGAAAATACGGAAGCTAACTATTCAATTATCCCTCATGTAGGAGTAACATTGTTTATCGTAAAGATGAATACCTGAACGTCGTCATTCTCATTTGGATAAATGGCGTCATTCTCATCTGGCGGAAAGTCAGGATTTTCATTCTCGTCAAAAACGTTATCATCCATTCCATCAAACTGAAACAGAGCAATACATGAAGTATAAAAGTTGGCAATATTCAGGAATAAGAAATTTGAGACGTCACTTGAGAGCAATATAAACGACAGCGACCGGACAAcgaatttaaacaaaaatctcTTTTTTGCTAAATTCTACTGGTGAAACATGGATTATTTCATCCTCTTTTAGGTTTTGTGAATTCGTTTTTAAAATGCCCGGGCCCGAACTAAAAGTTAATCAAGAGAGTTACCTCCTCATTCGAGTCCTCCATGTAGCTGACATCCATACCTATTGGTGCAGGGTGCCCTCCATCAAAGTCCGGTAGCCCGCTATCCCCAAAATAGTCCGACTCCGCACAGCTAATCCCAACTGGGAAACCGCTATAGATTACTTTTTCTGAATACAAGAAAACATTACAATAGCCTACAATCTGGCGgatatgaaaagaaaaaaaaacattcgtCGAACAAGCCAGACAGGCTATAGGTAGGTTTCAACACAAATCAGACTGGCAAACAAACAACAACATCCATAACAAACTGAAACTGCGTGCGCTGTTAAAAGAGTGAATAGCTAGAggttttcaaaatcaaaactaaaagcCTGATACATAATCTGTTATTGTAAAAACTTGGTTGGGGTCATTTCAGCATAGAAACaaccaaaattattttaagCATGTGGGGATAATTACACCTAAATGCTGAGTAGAACTTCGAGTTCCttgatataattaaaaaataaatgcaatgatAGCATACGCTGAGGACGTATTAGGTTTGTTACATTCATGAAACATAGTGTTAACACTATTATAGAGACTAATAATACTAAAAATGCGATGTTCCTGTATGcttctaaaaattgaaaacgtTTGCTTCTTATTTAAGTATTGTGTTGATTCAAGCCTAATAGGCAATCTATTGGTAAAAGAAAACGTAAAGGGAATACACAGTTttcatattagtatatatatccaGAATTTTCATAAAATGCAATGCACAGAACGACTTACGTCTCGTAGGGTTATCCGAGATGTCTCCAATCATAATCTGTGTCTCCACTGAATTTAAAAAGCAAAGAATTccaatgtaaataaaatatatctcCATCTCGCACTGTATTGCGTTTGGTCTTATTAGTGAATTTGAGCTATATTTGCTGTTaacaacagtaaataaaaatacgTTTGAATGATATAGATTGTAGAGTATACTTGAGGCAAAGTTTTGGAAGTTACGGCGTAATACAATCAGTTATTTGGGTATAAGTGAGGCTTAATTAAACACAAAGACGTAAACTTTCTACCATTGAGAGAATCTTCCTGCACGACCAACTGATTTCAGACATGAGTATGAGAGGAGA
This is a stretch of genomic DNA from Styela clava chromosome 2, kaStyClav1.hap1.2, whole genome shotgun sequence. It encodes these proteins:
- the LOC120335861 gene encoding uncharacterized protein LOC120335861 — protein: MEIYFIYIGILCFLNSVETQIMIGDISDNPTRQKVIYSGFPVGISCAESDYFGDSGLPDFDGGHPAPIGMDVSYMEDSNEEFDGMDDNVFDENENPDFPPDENDAIYPNENDDVQCIIKKNSITIFNKTIIWSKRSTEGIFIDADESWDKSEIHVSATWGTDGGQLSSGFKIILKEPVGHNCATELETVPEIIHFTVGSQDKDDLACFGDSDMSMNKTQYQSIETVWYHGCDEISRDDPNFQYLPMKYDENENENELLFASLKLLNLSFSTSPGKYRCALRRNGFELARNVYKVCLKQPFVYANNPSITPTQEVYKVEPGDSVTFTCIGHTGTEAGSLSQKVTFKRIEYNLVGEWERAIKCLLFLGIPAPSSTNKCKSQLHENKNYCERLIAEEIEQISNHGLDDNFTATYTIHNLNKTDNGSIYQCSLSTTAGTVTKNFTLVVEEEINTHNYLTVALSVMGALVLLAIIVIVFIHVYRIEVQYLLKKYFSSPVAIEGGYFVAYLVYEPSAYIGSDNIVGDVKTYLHTSRYNNIYDPNVEPEDAGAPVAEHYKSVLERCLRLVVIVTSQMIEQNEIEIFKVYEGLNQNVQKDLKLVFICKKEIKNEIKRQAKNGHNISITLMRFMKKQGSRVIYWKKNEQHDLNRALYVALPNVQPIGNNNDEITQL